Proteins from a genomic interval of Plasmodium reichenowi strain SY57 chromosome 11, whole genome shotgun sequence:
- a CDS encoding hypothetical protein (conserved Plasmodium protein, unknown function) — translation MKTKIINNLKTLVNNDIRNNLKNTDDKKELSIKLSNIIKNHIKTLTSNEYKIIVEIFLNDNKDQGVNISTRLFYNKHTDFFFKETLINDTSYCFIVVYLIHI, via the exons ATGAAGAccaaaataattaataatttaaagaCTCTAgttaataatgatataaggaataatttgaaaaataCGGATGATAAGAAAGAATTATCAATAAAATTATccaatattattaaaaatcatatcaaaa CCTTAACATctaatgaatataaaattattgttgaaatttttcttaatgataataaagatCAAGGAGTaaa TATTTCTACTAGATTGTTTTATAACAAACATACcgattttttttttaaagaaacGCTAATTAat GACACCTCTTATTGTTTTATAGTCGTTtatttaatacatatataa